In a genomic window of Gossypium arboreum isolate Shixiya-1 chromosome 7, ASM2569848v2, whole genome shotgun sequence:
- the LOC108489453 gene encoding chloroplast envelope quinone oxidoreductase homolog, translating to MANNLMRAVQYSKYGGGADDLKHVEVLIPSPKKDEVLIKLEAASINPIDWKIQEGVARPFLPRKFPHIPGTDVAGEIVQVGSGVQSFKVGDKVVAVLGNGGALAEYAVAKEGSTVPRPPEVSAPEAAALPIAGLAAHQSLTQLAGLKLDGTGPQVNVLVTAASGGVGQYAVQLAKLANAHVTATCGARNMDLVRSLGADEVLDYKTPDGVALRSPSGRKYDVIIHCAHNIPWSTFEANLTSKGKVVNTTPGFCTVMSAAAKTIKCSKKQLIPLFTSPKKENLDFLVNLVKARKLKPIIDSKHPLSKAEVAWAKSIDGHATGKILVEP from the exons atggCTAATAATTTGATGCGGGCCGTTCAATACAGTAAATATGGCGGAGGAGCCGATGATTTGAAG CATGTTGAAGTTCTGATTCCCAGTCCAAAAAAGGATGAAGTTCTGATCAAATTAGAGGCAGCTAGTATTAACCCAATCGACTGGAAAATACAGGAAGGGGTAGCCCGCCCATTTTTACCTCGCAAATTCCCCCACATTCCTG GCACCGATGTAGCTGGAGAAATCGTACAAGTTGGATCAGGAGTCCAAAGTTTCAAAGTTGGGGATAAAGTTGTTGCCGTACTTGGT AATGGAGGTGCACTAGCTGAATATGCTGTGGCTAAGGAAGGTTCCACAGTTCCAAGGCCTCCAGAAGTATCAGCCCCTGAAGCTGCAGCTTTGCCAATTGCTGGCCTCGCAGCTCACCAGTCACTCACCCAGCTTGCTGGGCTCAAACTCGATGGAACCGGTCCGCAAGTAAATGTCCTTGTTACCGCTGCTTCAGGTGGTGTAGGTCAATATGCGGTTCAACTCGCAAAGCTTGCAAATGCACACGTGACAGCCACTTGTGGGGCTCGTAATATGGATTTAGTCAGGAGCTTGGGGGCTGATGAGGTTCTTGACTACAAAACTCCTGATGGGGTGGCTCTCAGGAGCCCTTCTGGTCGCAAATACGATGTAATCATCCACTGCGCACACAACATTCCTTGGTCTACCTTTGAGGCTAACTTGACTTCAAAAGGAAAGGTAGTAAATACCACTCCTGGTTTCTGTACTGTGATGAGTGCTGCTGCGAAAACGATTAAATGCTCGAAGAAGCAACTCATACCCTTGTTTACCTCACCTAAGAAAGAGAACCTTGATTTTCTTGTTAATTTGGTGAAAGCAAGAAAGCTTAAGCCAATAATCGATTCAAAGCATCCTCTAAGTAAGGCTGAAGTGGCTTGGGCCAAGAGCATTGATGGCCATGCCACTGGCAAGATTCTTGTGGAGCCCTAG